A single region of the Microlunatus panaciterrae genome encodes:
- the pstS gene encoding phosphate ABC transporter substrate-binding protein PstS, translating into MNRPTASRLAKLAAVAALGTLSLAACGSDPVATNGSEPGGSTSSSSSNLACPAGSLTAEGSTAQGNAIAEIISAYGSACSDKATIEYNGTGSGAGIKSFYNGLVDFAGSDSALKSEEKDGVVETDKAKQRCQGNEAWNIPMVVGPIAVAYNVDGVDKLVLTPEVLSGIFNGTIKTWDDPKIAALNDGVTLPKANITVFFRSDESGTTENFTKFLSGAGKGAWKQEPGKKWTGTGEGKNKSSGVAQGVTSTKNSISYMEWSYARDNKLKTAQIDNGAGPVELTGEAVAEAVAEAKVKGTGNDLALDIKYADTAKGAYPALLVTYEIVCSKGLDAGKTALVKDFLGFFASSESQKSLEEIGYAPLPAQLQTKVTASIAAIQ; encoded by the coding sequence ATGAACCGCCCAACCGCTTCTCGTTTGGCCAAGCTGGCCGCTGTCGCCGCACTGGGCACGTTGAGCCTCGCAGCCTGCGGCTCCGATCCCGTCGCCACCAACGGAAGCGAGCCCGGCGGCTCGACTTCCTCCTCGTCCTCCAACCTCGCCTGTCCTGCCGGCAGCCTGACGGCCGAGGGATCGACCGCCCAGGGCAACGCCATCGCCGAGATCATCTCCGCCTACGGCTCGGCCTGCTCCGACAAGGCCACCATCGAGTACAACGGCACCGGCTCCGGTGCCGGCATCAAGTCCTTCTACAACGGTCTGGTGGACTTCGCCGGCTCCGACTCGGCGCTGAAGAGCGAGGAGAAGGACGGTGTCGTCGAAACCGACAAGGCCAAGCAGCGCTGCCAGGGCAACGAGGCCTGGAACATCCCGATGGTCGTCGGACCGATCGCTGTCGCCTACAACGTGGACGGTGTCGACAAGCTCGTGCTCACCCCGGAGGTGCTGTCGGGCATCTTCAACGGCACCATCAAGACTTGGGACGACCCGAAGATCGCCGCCCTCAACGACGGAGTGACGCTGCCGAAGGCCAACATCACGGTGTTCTTCCGCTCCGACGAGTCGGGTACGACGGAGAACTTCACCAAGTTCCTCTCCGGCGCCGGCAAGGGCGCCTGGAAGCAGGAGCCGGGCAAGAAGTGGACCGGCACCGGAGAGGGCAAGAACAAGTCCTCCGGCGTCGCGCAGGGTGTCACCTCGACCAAGAACTCCATCTCCTACATGGAGTGGAGCTACGCCAGGGACAACAAGCTGAAGACGGCCCAGATCGACAACGGCGCCGGACCGGTCGAGCTGACCGGTGAGGCGGTGGCCGAGGCTGTTGCCGAGGCGAAGGTCAAGGGCACCGGCAACGACCTGGCCCTCGACATCAAGTACGCCGACACCGCCAAGGGCGCCTACCCGGCCCTGTTGGTGACCTACGAGATCGTCTGCAGCAAGGGCCTGGACGCTGGCAAGACGGCCCTGGTCAAGGACTTCCTCGGGTTCTTCGCCAGCTCCGAGAGCCAGAAGTCGCTCGAGGAGATCGGCTACGCACCGCTGCCGGCCCAGCTGCAGACCAAGGTCACGGCCTCCATCGCCGCGATCCAGTGA
- the pstB gene encoding phosphate ABC transporter ATP-binding protein PstB: MAKRIDVKNVNIFYGSFHAVEDVSITVQPRTVTAFIGPSGCGKSTVLRTLNRMHEVIPGAYVTGTVELDGTDLYGPGVDPVAVRRVVGMVFQRPNPFPSMSIFDNVAAGLRLNGVKNKKVLAEAVERSLIHANLWNEVKDRLGKAGVSLSGGQQQRLCIARAIAVQPQVLLMDEPCSALDPISTLAIEDLIQQLKEEYTVVIVTHNMQQAARVSDQTAFFNLAAQGKPGRLIEMGTTEKIFSNPDEKATEDYITGRFG; this comes from the coding sequence ATGGCTAAGCGCATCGACGTCAAGAACGTCAACATCTTCTACGGCTCCTTCCACGCGGTCGAGGACGTGTCGATCACGGTCCAGCCACGCACCGTGACGGCCTTCATCGGACCCTCCGGCTGCGGCAAGTCGACCGTGCTGCGGACACTGAACCGGATGCACGAGGTGATCCCCGGCGCGTACGTCACAGGCACCGTCGAGCTCGACGGCACCGACCTGTACGGGCCGGGTGTCGACCCGGTGGCGGTCCGCCGGGTGGTCGGCATGGTCTTCCAGCGCCCCAACCCGTTCCCGTCGATGTCGATCTTCGACAACGTCGCCGCCGGCCTGCGGCTGAACGGGGTGAAGAACAAGAAGGTGCTGGCCGAGGCGGTCGAGCGGTCCCTGATCCATGCGAACCTGTGGAACGAGGTCAAGGACCGGCTGGGCAAGGCGGGCGTCAGCCTTTCCGGCGGCCAGCAGCAACGGCTCTGCATCGCCCGGGCGATCGCGGTGCAGCCGCAGGTGTTGCTGATGGACGAGCCGTGCTCCGCCCTGGACCCGATCTCGACGCTGGCGATCGAGGACCTGATCCAGCAGCTGAAGGAGGAGTACACGGTGGTGATCGTGACCCACAACATGCAGCAGGCCGCCCGGGTCAGCGACCAGACCGCCTTCTTCAACCTGGCGGCTCAGGGCAAGCCGGGACGGCTGATCGAGATGGGCACGACCGAGAAGATCTTCTCCAACCCGGACGAGAAGGCCACCGAGGACTACATCACCGGTCGGTTCGGCTGA
- the mshD gene encoding mycothiol synthase produces MITVTAELTEEQRRQILHLVAAADRVDGFSALNEAGLLALRHPAGDVCHLVATEAGELVGYAQLHHDRPTSTGELVVAPGRRGQGVGHQLLVALVGQARSPLQIWAIGDSAAARRLAEREGFHRVRELLIMRRRLVQLPPTPPLPAGVRIRTFEVGRDETSWLRLNAVAFAHHPEQGRLTRADLAVRLAEDWFDPAGFFLAERGQELVGFHWTKQHPGRLGEVYVLGVDPTAGGGGLGRALLVHGLQHLAAVGNTEVELYVEADHERAVRLYSGYGFEVTNRDVMYALQDSLDGNGPHTMQTQTLQES; encoded by the coding sequence ATGATCACGGTGACCGCTGAGCTGACCGAGGAGCAGCGCCGCCAGATCCTGCACCTGGTGGCCGCCGCCGACCGCGTCGACGGCTTCTCGGCGCTGAACGAGGCGGGGCTGCTGGCGCTGCGACATCCGGCCGGTGACGTCTGCCACCTCGTCGCCACGGAGGCCGGCGAGCTCGTCGGCTACGCCCAGCTGCACCATGATCGTCCGACCTCGACCGGAGAGCTGGTGGTCGCACCGGGGCGACGCGGCCAAGGGGTGGGTCATCAGCTGCTGGTAGCCCTGGTCGGGCAGGCCCGGTCCCCGCTGCAGATCTGGGCCATCGGTGACTCGGCGGCGGCCCGTCGGTTGGCTGAACGGGAGGGGTTCCACCGGGTCCGGGAGCTGTTGATCATGCGCCGACGGCTCGTCCAGCTGCCGCCCACCCCGCCGCTACCGGCCGGCGTCCGGATCCGTACCTTCGAGGTCGGCCGCGACGAGACGAGCTGGCTTCGGCTGAACGCGGTCGCCTTCGCCCACCATCCCGAGCAGGGCCGGCTCACCCGGGCTGACCTGGCCGTCCGGTTGGCCGAGGACTGGTTCGACCCGGCCGGCTTCTTCCTGGCCGAACGCGGCCAGGAGCTGGTCGGCTTCCACTGGACCAAGCAGCATCCGGGCCGCCTCGGCGAGGTGTACGTCCTCGGTGTCGACCCGACGGCCGGCGGCGGCGGACTGGGCCGGGCCCTGCTGGTGCACGGGCTGCAGCACCTGGCGGCGGTCGGCAATACCGAGGTGGAGCTCTACGTCGAGGCGGACCACGAGCGCGCTGTGCGGCTGTACAGCGGGTACGGCTTCGAGGTCACGAACCGGGACGTGATGTACGCGCTGCAAGATAGCCTCGATGGCAACGGGCCGCATACGATGCAGACCCAGACACTGCAGGAGAGCTGA
- the pstC gene encoding phosphate ABC transporter permease subunit PstC has protein sequence MSVTDINKARRLDRSGSPVDPDDAVDSEHTATGRTAAPARGFRHTSRVSTHSSDADTATAVPTSGRGVKLAKISRRGDRIFFGSAAGSGVVIVLLVLFVGLFLLALALPSLAADKANFLASSEWKVAGNELRFGIAGLLWTTVLSSVVAMAIAVPIAIGVALFVTQYVPRRVAGPLAFMVDLLAAVPSIVFGLWGIAVLAPRLQPVTRWLSDTLGWFPLFRPGLTSDGTVFVAAVVLAIMILPIVSAISRDVFERTPRDQMEAALALGATRWEMIRTAVLPYGRSGVISASMLGLGRALGETVAVMIILAQPSEGERFNPSLFAGGETFASKIANNAQEFDSPSKTGAYIASGLVLFLVTFVVNALARVIAERGGAKS, from the coding sequence ATGTCCGTGACCGATATCAACAAGGCCCGCCGGCTGGACCGGTCCGGCTCCCCTGTCGACCCCGACGATGCCGTGGACTCGGAACACACCGCAACCGGGCGCACAGCGGCGCCTGCGCGCGGCTTCAGGCACACTTCTAGGGTGTCTACCCACAGCAGCGACGCCGATACGGCGACCGCAGTCCCAACCTCCGGCCGGGGCGTCAAGCTCGCCAAGATCAGTCGGCGCGGCGACCGGATCTTCTTCGGCTCGGCCGCCGGTTCGGGCGTCGTCATCGTGCTTCTGGTCCTGTTCGTCGGCCTCTTCCTGCTCGCCCTCGCCCTGCCGAGCCTCGCCGCCGACAAGGCCAACTTCCTGGCCTCGAGCGAGTGGAAGGTGGCCGGCAACGAGCTCCGGTTCGGTATCGCCGGCCTGCTCTGGACCACGGTGCTGTCCTCGGTGGTGGCGATGGCGATAGCCGTGCCTATCGCCATCGGGGTCGCGCTGTTCGTCACCCAGTACGTCCCCCGCCGGGTGGCCGGCCCACTCGCGTTCATGGTCGACCTGCTGGCGGCGGTCCCCTCGATCGTCTTCGGGCTGTGGGGGATCGCCGTACTGGCGCCCCGGCTGCAGCCGGTGACCCGGTGGCTGTCGGACACGTTGGGCTGGTTTCCGCTGTTCCGACCGGGGCTGACCTCGGACGGCACGGTTTTCGTCGCCGCCGTGGTGCTCGCCATCATGATCCTGCCGATCGTCTCCGCCATCTCCCGCGACGTGTTCGAACGCACCCCGCGCGACCAGATGGAGGCGGCTCTCGCGTTGGGCGCCACCCGGTGGGAGATGATCCGCACCGCGGTGCTGCCCTACGGCCGCTCCGGCGTCATCAGCGCCTCGATGCTCGGTCTGGGTCGGGCGCTGGGCGAGACGGTCGCGGTGATGATCATCCTGGCCCAGCCTTCGGAGGGTGAGCGGTTCAACCCGTCGCTGTTCGCCGGCGGCGAGACGTTCGCCAGCAAGATCGCCAACAACGCCCAGGAGTTCGACTCGCCGTCCAAGACCGGCGCCTACATCGCGTCCGGGCTGGTGCTGTTTCTGGTCACCTTCGTGGTGAACGCCCTGGCCCGGGTCATCGCCGAACGGGGAGGGGCCAAGTCATGA
- the pstA gene encoding phosphate ABC transporter permease PstA, whose product MSVTTSDKLDFRRPSGSRTAKNATATVLVAAATLVALVPLVWILFAVVSKGLHLVLDANWWLQSQRGITPRRDGGGAYHAIVGTVEMALICAAIAVPIGVLGAIFLVEYARGTRAARVVSFTVDILSGIPSIVAALFIYALLITMFGFGRSAVAVSFALVLLMLPTVLRSTEEMLKLVPDSLREAAYALGVPKWKTILRVVVPTAFSGIATGVVLGLARVMGETAPLLILVVYAQGINFNPASDTMAALPTMINTGRDQAPTMPGYERVWGAALTLIVIVMLLNLLARGIARLGKIKDK is encoded by the coding sequence ATGAGCGTCACCACCTCGGACAAGCTCGACTTCCGCCGGCCCAGCGGGTCTCGGACCGCCAAGAACGCCACCGCCACGGTGCTGGTCGCCGCGGCCACCCTGGTCGCGCTGGTGCCGCTGGTATGGATCCTCTTCGCCGTCGTCTCCAAGGGCCTGCATCTGGTCCTCGACGCGAACTGGTGGCTGCAGAGCCAACGCGGGATCACGCCGCGCCGCGACGGTGGCGGCGCCTACCATGCGATCGTCGGCACGGTCGAGATGGCGCTGATCTGCGCCGCCATCGCCGTCCCGATCGGCGTTCTGGGCGCGATCTTCCTGGTGGAGTATGCCCGCGGCACGCGTGCGGCCCGGGTGGTCAGCTTCACAGTCGACATCCTGAGCGGGATCCCGTCGATCGTCGCCGCCCTCTTCATCTACGCCCTGCTGATCACCATGTTCGGCTTCGGCCGGTCGGCGGTGGCGGTGTCGTTCGCCCTGGTGCTGCTGATGCTGCCGACGGTGCTGCGATCCACCGAGGAGATGCTCAAGCTGGTGCCGGACAGCCTCCGGGAGGCCGCGTACGCACTCGGTGTGCCGAAGTGGAAGACCATCCTGCGGGTGGTCGTGCCGACCGCGTTCAGCGGCATCGCCACCGGGGTCGTGCTCGGTCTCGCCCGGGTGATGGGAGAGACCGCGCCGCTGCTGATCCTGGTGGTGTATGCGCAGGGCATCAACTTCAACCCGGCCTCCGACACCATGGCGGCGCTGCCGACCATGATCAACACCGGTCGCGACCAGGCCCCCACCATGCCCGGCTACGAACGGGTCTGGGGCGCCGCGCTGACGTTGATCGTGATCGTGATGCTGCTCAACCTGCTGGCCCGTGGCATCGCCCGGCTGGGCAAGATCAAGGACAAGTGA
- a CDS encoding NUDIX hydrolase has translation MRDVLAGGAVVTRVNQTRGTEVVIIHRQRYNDWSLPKGKLDPGEPIPAAAVREVMEETGVTIRLGAPLDTVRYNAGKNGMKRVSYWTGTVLDVIPRAPDEEVDVVSWLPIKAALARLTRDHDRMLLQQAMEQPATTPLIIIRHGKAMDRKDWSHPDPARPISARGRREAVGLIPILKAYGVTELISSTSARCVSTLLPYAQRQNLVIERRGLLSEEEGGEDEKGVQRLMRSIAAQAAESGQPTAVCGHRPVLPQMLAALDIVPRPMAPGECIVAHLTADGATHAMEHYRPQA, from the coding sequence ATGAGGGACGTCCTCGCCGGTGGGGCCGTGGTGACGCGCGTCAACCAGACGCGTGGCACCGAGGTGGTGATCATCCACCGGCAGCGCTACAACGACTGGAGCCTGCCGAAGGGCAAGCTCGACCCCGGGGAGCCGATCCCTGCTGCGGCCGTCCGTGAGGTGATGGAGGAGACCGGAGTCACCATCAGGCTGGGCGCGCCGCTGGACACGGTCCGCTACAACGCCGGCAAGAACGGCATGAAACGGGTCTCCTACTGGACCGGCACCGTGCTCGACGTCATTCCGCGCGCGCCCGACGAAGAGGTCGACGTGGTGTCCTGGCTGCCGATCAAGGCGGCTTTGGCCCGGTTGACCCGCGATCACGACAGGATGCTGCTGCAGCAGGCGATGGAGCAGCCGGCGACCACGCCGTTGATCATCATCCGGCACGGCAAGGCGATGGACCGCAAGGACTGGTCCCACCCTGACCCGGCTCGGCCGATCAGTGCCCGCGGCCGCCGCGAGGCCGTCGGGCTGATCCCGATACTGAAGGCCTACGGGGTGACCGAGCTGATCAGCTCCACCTCTGCGCGCTGCGTCAGCACCCTACTGCCGTACGCGCAGCGGCAGAACCTGGTGATCGAACGTCGCGGCCTGCTGAGCGAGGAGGAGGGCGGCGAGGACGAGAAGGGAGTTCAGCGGCTGATGCGGAGCATCGCCGCCCAGGCCGCCGAATCAGGCCAGCCGACGGCGGTCTGCGGCCACCGTCCGGTGCTGCCGCAGATGCTCGCCGCGCTGGACATCGTGCCACGCCCGATGGCACCCGGTGAGTGCATCGTGGCCCATCTGACAGCCGACGGCGCGACCCACGCCATGGAGCACTACCGCCCGCAGGCCTGA
- a CDS encoding biotin transporter BioY, translating into MSSITSVSPRTLADAIPGGLARNVALVLGGAGFVGIAAQLAVPLPFTPVPLTLQTFAVLLTVSVLGSRRGLLSMGLYLVAGAAGVPWFAGGSSGFTSASFGYIVGFVLAALVVGHLAARGADRTPLKAAGLMVLGNLAIYAVGVPWLMVIAHLSLPTALALGVVPFLIGDAIKIAVAAGVLPAAWKVINSRR; encoded by the coding sequence ATGTCGAGCATCACCAGCGTAAGCCCCCGCACCCTCGCCGATGCCATCCCCGGCGGCCTGGCCCGCAATGTCGCGCTGGTCCTCGGCGGAGCCGGCTTCGTGGGTATTGCGGCTCAGCTGGCCGTCCCGCTGCCGTTCACGCCGGTGCCCCTGACCCTGCAGACCTTCGCGGTGCTGCTGACCGTCTCGGTGCTGGGCAGCCGTCGCGGTCTGCTCTCGATGGGGCTGTACCTGGTCGCCGGCGCAGCGGGAGTGCCCTGGTTCGCCGGCGGCAGCTCGGGCTTCACCTCCGCCTCCTTCGGCTACATCGTCGGCTTCGTGCTGGCGGCCCTGGTCGTCGGCCACCTGGCCGCCCGCGGCGCCGACCGTACCCCGCTGAAGGCGGCCGGTCTGATGGTGCTGGGCAACCTCGCCATCTACGCCGTCGGTGTGCCGTGGCTGATGGTGATCGCACACCTGTCGCTGCCGACCGCTCTCGCTCTCGGCGTGGTCCCGTTCCTGATCGGTGACGCCATCAAGATCGCCGTTGCGGCCGGGGTCCTCCCCGCTGCCTGGAAGGTCATCAACTCCCGCCGCTGA
- a CDS encoding RNA degradosome polyphosphate kinase, which translates to MDSIDTEYVAAEARTGRDLETTADFSLPQDRFSDRELSWLAFNNRVLDLAKDRDRVPLLERANFLAIFSSNLDEFFMVRVAGLKRRIAAGVAVPTVSGLMPREVHSAILSKTRELVLEQARVFQQEVRPELAEHGIEILRWDELDAGEKDRMNELFAERIFPVLTPLAVDPSHPFPYISGLSINLAVLVKNPETGVRQFARVKVPTVLPRFLLLSEGRYVPLEDVIARHLDQLFSGMQVVQHHTFRVTRNEDVEVEEDDAENLLLALEKELLRRKVGRPPVRLEVEDDIDPKMLELLMSELDISEKEVFPLPGPLDLRGLFSLTGMDRAELKYPAFLPSTHPHLAEVETAQPADMFAALKQRDVLLHHPYDSFATSVQRFIEQAAADPHVLAIKQTLYRTSGDSPIVDALVEAALAGKQVLTLVEIKARFDEQANIGWARTLEQAGCHVVYGVVGLKTHCKLSMVVRDEPDGLRRYAHIGTGNYNPKTARMYEDMGLLTANPIVTEDIGRLFNHLSGMSQETQYRRLLVAPHGIRTGLLDRINNEIANHEDGKPAGIKIKVNSLVDEAISDALYRASQAGVSVDLWVRGICTIRPGVPGLSDNIRVRSILGRFLEHSRLFWFANGGQPTVGIGSADLMHRNLDRRVEVLVSITNAAHIQEISELFDIAFDQETVAWELDADDIWTPRTTDGDHNPLIDMQEFLITAKSRRRSK; encoded by the coding sequence ATGGACTCGATCGACACCGAGTACGTGGCCGCGGAGGCGCGGACCGGGCGCGACCTCGAGACGACGGCCGACTTCTCCCTCCCGCAGGACCGTTTCTCCGACCGCGAGCTCTCCTGGCTGGCCTTCAACAATCGGGTGCTCGACCTGGCCAAGGACCGCGACCGGGTGCCGCTGCTCGAGCGGGCGAACTTCCTGGCGATCTTCTCCTCCAACCTGGACGAGTTCTTCATGGTCCGTGTGGCCGGCCTGAAACGCCGGATCGCGGCCGGCGTGGCCGTGCCCACGGTGAGCGGCCTGATGCCGAGGGAGGTGCACTCGGCCATCCTGAGCAAGACGCGCGAGCTGGTGCTCGAGCAGGCCCGGGTGTTCCAGCAGGAGGTCCGCCCCGAGCTTGCCGAACACGGGATCGAGATCCTGCGCTGGGACGAGCTGGACGCCGGCGAGAAGGACCGGATGAACGAGCTCTTCGCGGAACGGATCTTCCCGGTGCTGACCCCGCTCGCGGTCGATCCGTCACACCCGTTCCCCTATATCTCCGGACTGTCGATCAACCTGGCGGTGCTGGTGAAGAATCCCGAGACCGGGGTGCGGCAGTTCGCCAGGGTCAAGGTGCCGACCGTGCTGCCACGGTTCCTGCTGCTGTCCGAGGGGCGCTACGTGCCGCTCGAGGACGTCATCGCCCGGCACCTCGACCAGCTCTTCAGCGGCATGCAGGTGGTTCAGCACCACACTTTCCGTGTCACCCGGAACGAGGACGTCGAGGTCGAGGAGGACGACGCCGAGAACCTGCTGCTCGCGCTGGAGAAGGAGCTGCTGCGGCGCAAGGTGGGCCGCCCGCCGGTCCGGCTGGAGGTCGAGGACGACATCGACCCGAAGATGCTCGAGCTGTTGATGAGCGAGCTGGACATCAGTGAGAAGGAGGTCTTCCCGCTGCCGGGTCCGCTGGACCTGCGCGGGCTGTTCTCGCTCACCGGGATGGATCGGGCCGAGCTGAAGTACCCCGCCTTTCTGCCGTCCACCCATCCGCACCTGGCCGAGGTGGAGACCGCCCAGCCGGCCGACATGTTCGCTGCGCTGAAGCAACGCGACGTGCTGCTGCACCATCCGTACGACTCGTTCGCAACCAGTGTGCAGCGGTTCATCGAGCAGGCGGCGGCCGACCCGCACGTTCTGGCGATCAAGCAGACGCTGTATCGGACCTCAGGCGACTCCCCCATCGTCGATGCCCTGGTCGAGGCGGCGTTGGCCGGCAAGCAGGTGCTCACCCTGGTGGAGATCAAGGCGCGCTTCGACGAGCAGGCCAACATCGGCTGGGCCCGAACGCTTGAGCAGGCCGGCTGCCATGTGGTGTACGGGGTGGTCGGGCTGAAGACGCACTGCAAGCTGTCGATGGTGGTGCGCGACGAGCCGGACGGGCTGCGTCGCTATGCGCACATCGGGACCGGGAACTACAACCCGAAGACGGCCCGGATGTATGAGGACATGGGGTTGCTGACCGCGAACCCGATCGTCACCGAGGACATCGGCCGGCTCTTCAACCACCTGTCCGGAATGTCTCAGGAGACCCAGTACCGACGGTTGCTGGTGGCACCGCACGGGATCCGCACCGGCCTGCTGGACCGGATCAACAACGAGATCGCCAACCACGAGGACGGCAAACCGGCCGGGATCAAGATCAAGGTCAACTCGCTGGTGGACGAGGCCATCTCCGACGCGCTCTACCGTGCCTCGCAGGCCGGTGTCAGCGTGGACCTGTGGGTCCGCGGGATCTGCACCATCCGGCCGGGTGTCCCCGGTCTGAGTGACAACATCCGGGTCCGCAGCATCCTGGGCCGCTTCCTCGAGCACAGTCGGCTGTTCTGGTTCGCCAACGGTGGTCAACCCACCGTCGGCATCGGGTCGGCCGACCTGATGCACCGCAACCTCGACCGGAGAGTCGAGGTGCTGGTGTCGATCACCAACGCCGCGCACATCCAGGAGATCAGCGAGCTCTTTGACATCGCCTTCGACCAGGAAACGGTCGCCTGGGAGCTGGACGCCGATGACATCTGGACCCCCCGCACCACCGACGGTGACCACAACCCGCTGATCGACATGCAGGAGTTCCTGATCACGGCCAAGAGCCGACGCCGCTCGAAATGA
- a CDS encoding glycoside hydrolase family 3 N-terminal domain-containing protein, which translates to MIGIGSGGPSTDEASTLAEAHAGSVILLGNTQAGSTAVKDVTRAVRRVVAAPHGIQVMLAADQEGGLVQRLQGSGFDRIPSALDQAQLSDSRLTRDAESWGEQLHRAGIDADLAPVADVVPASLLNVNQPIGRLRRGYGSDPRTVAAKVTAFTTGMDRAGIATSVKHFPGLGRVRGNTDFATRVVDSTTTRHDPALRGFAAGVRAGVDMVMVSSATYSRIDPDHPGPYSRTIIEGMIRQDLRFRGVVISDDLAGKAVSGLSPGQRALRFLDAGGDLVIMGDPGLAPAMVRAVRAEARDDPEFAARLTTKVTRVLTMKERRGLADCG; encoded by the coding sequence ATGATCGGGATCGGTTCTGGGGGCCCGAGCACCGATGAGGCGTCGACGCTGGCCGAGGCGCACGCCGGCTCGGTGATCCTGCTGGGCAATACCCAGGCCGGCTCGACTGCGGTCAAGGATGTGACTCGTGCGGTACGCCGGGTCGTGGCCGCCCCACACGGGATCCAGGTGATGCTCGCCGCCGACCAGGAGGGCGGGCTGGTGCAGCGGCTGCAGGGGTCCGGGTTCGATCGGATCCCCTCGGCGCTGGACCAGGCCCAGCTGTCCGACAGCAGGCTCACCCGCGACGCCGAGAGCTGGGGCGAGCAGCTCCACCGGGCCGGTATCGACGCCGACCTGGCACCCGTCGCCGACGTCGTGCCCGCCTCGCTGCTGAATGTCAACCAGCCGATCGGCCGGCTGCGCCGAGGGTACGGCTCGGACCCGAGGACGGTGGCCGCCAAGGTGACCGCCTTCACCACCGGCATGGACCGCGCCGGGATCGCCACCAGTGTCAAACACTTCCCCGGGCTGGGACGGGTCCGCGGCAATACCGACTTCGCCACCCGGGTGGTCGACTCGACCACCACCAGGCACGACCCCGCCCTGCGCGGGTTCGCGGCCGGCGTCCGCGCCGGCGTCGACATGGTGATGGTCTCGTCGGCGACCTACAGCAGGATCGACCCCGACCATCCGGGGCCCTACTCGCGGACGATCATCGAGGGGATGATCCGCCAGGACCTGCGGTTCCGCGGGGTGGTGATCTCCGACGACCTGGCGGGCAAGGCGGTCTCCGGGCTGAGTCCCGGCCAGCGGGCGCTGCGCTTCCTGGACGCCGGCGGCGACCTGGTGATCATGGGCGACCCCGGCCTCGCTCCGGCCATGGTCAGGGCGGTACGGGCCGAGGCCCGGGACGACCCGGAGTTCGCCGCTCGGCTGACCACGAAGGTCACCCGGGTGCTGACCATGAAGGAGCGGCGCGGTCTGGCCGACTGCGGCTGA
- a CDS encoding DUF2510 domain-containing protein — protein MSKAGWYPDPGGQQGLFRYWDGRAWSAATSPNPNAAPPVQGLGAASAQTPAQPGAGYPGQAYGQQGMGQPGYGPQAGGAYANYQQTQKKRSPVGWWIGAAALLVVIIIVVVLAVRSMGGNGPFAGGPGGGGQPSEDVCPQQQAQTASPPSHPNDGRVHGGPISYPLLPAPWGAPQGDTRVPFGSDVQSQIVTVEENYQPGNSWVASVLVGELQAGDGFYTPEQGAGIVVKCILGAFYGDNEVQRADKKNQKMTVDGHDAWIVESQLSFNIEGLKTKGELLIVVIVATGATAGLYYASIPDTRPELVQPARDALAALKVDQ, from the coding sequence GTGAGCAAAGCAGGGTGGTATCCGGATCCGGGCGGCCAGCAGGGTCTCTTTCGCTATTGGGACGGCCGCGCCTGGTCGGCAGCCACGTCGCCCAACCCGAACGCGGCGCCGCCGGTACAGGGGCTGGGTGCCGCCAGTGCACAGACCCCGGCCCAGCCCGGTGCCGGCTACCCGGGACAGGCGTACGGGCAGCAGGGCATGGGCCAGCCGGGCTACGGCCCGCAGGCCGGCGGAGCGTACGCCAACTACCAGCAGACCCAGAAGAAGCGGTCGCCGGTGGGCTGGTGGATCGGCGCAGCCGCACTGCTGGTGGTGATCATCATCGTGGTCGTGCTCGCGGTGCGCTCGATGGGTGGCAACGGGCCGTTCGCGGGCGGGCCAGGTGGCGGTGGTCAGCCGTCGGAGGATGTCTGCCCGCAGCAGCAGGCGCAGACCGCCTCTCCCCCGTCGCACCCGAACGACGGCCGGGTCCACGGCGGCCCGATCTCCTATCCGCTGCTACCCGCTCCGTGGGGCGCTCCGCAGGGCGACACCCGGGTGCCGTTCGGCAGTGACGTGCAGAGCCAGATCGTCACGGTCGAGGAGAACTACCAGCCGGGCAACAGCTGGGTCGCCTCGGTCCTGGTCGGTGAGCTGCAGGCCGGGGACGGCTTCTACACACCCGAGCAGGGCGCCGGCATCGTCGTGAAATGCATCCTCGGCGCCTTCTATGGCGACAACGAGGTGCAGCGGGCGGACAAGAAGAACCAGAAGATGACCGTCGACGGTCACGACGCCTGGATTGTGGAGTCGCAGCTCTCCTTCAACATCGAGGGCCTGAAGACCAAGGGCGAGCTGCTCATCGTCGTCATCGTTGCCACCGGCGCGACCGCCGGGCTCTACTACGCCTCGATCCCGGACACCCGACCCGAGCTGGTGCAGCCGGCCCGCGACGCCCTGGCCGCCCTCAAGGTCGACCAGTAG